CTCCATTTTTGACTAATTTATGTAATATTGGAATAGAATCATTACTGTACCTATCTTTTATAGCACTTTTACTTAAATATGGTGTTATATTTTCTCCACGTTCAAAAATAGTCAAAATATTATTAATAACATTTTTATATATAAAATATTTTGGATTTTCAAAAATTTCTTTTGAAAAATGTACCTTTCTAGGCTTAGCAGATATTAACCTTTTTCGCCAATTTAAATATATAATTAATAGGTCAAAAAAATCTTTATCTTTAATGCTTTTAGAATCACAATTTAATGAATTTACGGCTATATTTCTTAAATCGGTTTCAAAGGTTTCTTCAATTATAATTTCTTGAGTTTTATCCATTTAAACTTTTATCTTCTACTATTCTATACAACGAAGTTTTGCTTATTTTGAACATATTACATATATCTTTCACTTGATTGTTTTTTTCTAGATATAATTGCTTTATCATCATTATCTGTGAATCAGTTAACTTTTTAGGTCTCCCCCCTACTCTTCCTCTTGCTCTTGCTGCTTCTAAGCCTGCCCTTGTACGTTCTATAATTCTTGCTCTCTCAAACTCTGCCATAGCCGCAAATATTCCAAACACTAATTTTCCATGGGAACTAGTAGTATCTATACATGCACCTTGACCAGTCAAAACTTTAAAGCCTATTTTTC
This DNA window, taken from Sphingobacteriia bacterium, encodes the following:
- a CDS encoding recombinase family protein; the protein is MQVGYVRVSKSDGSQILDLQKDALKKIGISDEYIYEDYASGSDINRPGLKACLKALRENDVLVVWALDRIGRDQEDLIKIINDLNERKIGFKVLTGQGACIDTTSSHGKLVFGIFAAMAEFERARIIERTRAGLEAARARGRVGGRPKKLTDSQIMMIKQLYLEKNNQVKDICNMFKISKTSLYRIVEDKSLNG